The genome window atgtcaaaatgtttCGACCAGTGGCCTTCGGCTTTAAGGGTCAACGAAAGAACGGACAGTGATTCACAAGTTGAAAACTAGGTTCAtagttctttttttatcattgcttttttatttgatttgatttattggtttctccattaccattatacatgtaggcctacacattgtTGGTaatacactgaatatcatacCTGCGTTGTTTGCAATGTCATATAACATGCCTATCTCTAGCGATAActaatattttcttatcataGCGTAGAAATATGATATTGGTGAGATTGACCCcttgtgtatttttgtattttttttctctctatttttgcgggggggggggggggggagggggtagccTAACCGAATTTGTACCTAACTTTTCACACATATTATTATTAAGCTGAAGAGCGTTTCCCAGCAGAAGAAAGCTGGAAGAGAATTATcttcaaacaatcaatcaaaagAATGATTTTATTTGTTGTGATCTATCTCCTTAGAATAGACACAAACAGTATTACTTTAGGAATGCttcagtttcggttgagatggggtctCAGGTTTGTAACGTTTTTTTGGTGGTGATTATTTGAGACAGTGAgaaacctttctttttttggatgaaatatggaagagcataagaggaattcaaagtttatttgatgaaaattggtttcgaaatggttgagatattcaaaacagagcgatccttataataaaaggtgggacccactttgttttactttgtttttggatatctcagtcatttcaaaaccgatatttaaaaaaaaaaaacactgtgatttcctcttagaattgtattctCTGGAACATTTCATATAATTGTTTGTAAATatctcaaaagaaaaataataaaagctGATTCCtaatctcaaccaatactataccatccctttaattccgTGTTCAAGTTCGACATTACCGTATGATAAAGTCCAGACGGAAAATGTCATTAACATCAGAGAGACAATACAATTGTAATCTCTACACTTATCTTAAACTAGCATTTCACCTCCTTGTTGCTTTATAATCATACAGAGCTCCAGGTCGCTCATTCCTGGAGTAGAAGATGTAACTCGGGGATGTTCGTACTTCGGCAACGAGTGCGACTATGAGGACAACAAAGAGGTAGTCAGGACTGCACACGACTTGGTCCAGCATCGCGTCAGCTGCTGCATGGGAGACAAATGCAACCGCTCGACATCGCTCTCTATGGGACTAACCGCTATCATCATTGGCAGTTTTCTCGTGATTATCTTTTAAACCGCAATTTTTAATATCGTAATGTCGAGTGAGTGATTATGGATATGGTTCAATACTCGACAAAGTATGCTGTACACAGAGATCCCATgaccattgatttttttttttcgtgaatcGGAGTCCACTGCATGCTAGTCAGTTTAACATTAGGAGCTTTTTGACAAGTTAGGCTTTGATTATGACATTTTCTATTTAAACGTCTCACTTTTAAATCATAGGTAATTTAATTTGATTCATTTCTCTTGTATGTAGGCGCTAATATTGTTGAAAGCAAACATTTACTGCACAACCTACAACCCTAAAACTTGTCCAGCTTTTCCAGCTAATGTTTCAAGACTGAAATAGAGGAATCAGCTaaacatatcaaatcaaaacaaaagacatcGAATATTCTTTCTACCGCTGAAACGTTTCTTACTCTTGTtatcattatacataataattatgtgtgtcTGCAAAATGTCTGGAATATGAAATAAACGTTAGCAGTCTGGCAGTCTGTAAACAAAAATCCGTTTAATCAGGCTCTTTTGCTAGGATTATTCTTAAAAGTTATTCTGACGTGCAGCATCTCGCATCCTTTGctgtttaatttttctttacacGCGGCCTTTATAGCATCTGTGTTTAGCAAATGTTGATCAATATAAACCAAGCGGGACGTCAATAGTATATTGTGTGtgattcaagttcaagttcactGTTTTTGTAATGAGACACGAAATGCAAAAGTGCTGCATTTAAAACAATCATCTTTGCAATTACCTTCGATGAAGTCAGAGAATTATCTCAGACGCCACTTGCTATTGGTTGGTTGCTCATTGTTTCACTTGACTTTAAGTCACTTTTCTCAAAGAGTGGAGTGTTTCTCCCGGCGCTGCATGTCATCATTTCTTTGACAGCTTCTCTAAATTCAGGAAAGCGTGCGGTATAAATGATAGGATTGGCGCAAGAATTAAGAAAGCCAAGTAACACCAGCACCTTCTGCAATGAACTGTGGTTGAAGGAGGCAGGGACCCAGCCCAGGTTAAAACCGAGATAGGCGATCTGATTGGGACTCCAGCATACGATGTAGATGGCGATCACTATAAACATCATCTTGATGACTCGTTCTCTCGCTATGATATGGAACGAAGGAGTCCCGCCAGCCGTCCCTCCAGTGCGTGAAACTTGGCTGAAGAGGGAGGCTTGCTTACTAAGCTCGCGAGCAATGAATATTTGGGTGATGACCATGGTCAAGCAAGGAATGACCATCCTGAGAGAAAACCAGTAGTAGGCGATAATGATCCGCCCTGTTGAAGAAAGATAGTCCAGTTTACATTTGTGAGTTGCTCCATCTACGGATTTCACGATAAAACCAAAAAGTCCGGAGGCGACAGACACAACCCAGACAAGGATGATAAACAGTGAAACACGCTGGCGGTTAAAATACCGATTGAAATACAACGGAAAAACGACCGCTACGTAACGCTCAACGGAAATGGACATTAAGAGATAAGTCGACGCAGTTATTGAACTCCAGAGAAGAATTCCAGTAGAGATTAAGCGGCAATAGAGCTCTCCGAGGAATGATGTTGGGACCGACGACGCAACTGGCACCGGAATGAGAAAAATCGAGGTGAGAAAATCTGCGCCAGCTAGACCGCCAATCAAAGTATCTGTTGAACGATTCCTGGCTCGTCTCTTGAAGAGGACGGCCATCACGAAAAAGTTGCCTACAATGCCTGCAATGGCAAATACTAGCTGGATGTATTGGCTTAAAGTCCTATTTATGGGGATCCATTCCCAAGAGATTTCACC of Diadema setosum chromosome 15, eeDiaSeto1, whole genome shotgun sequence contains these proteins:
- the LOC140238640 gene encoding QRFP-like peptide receptor, producing the protein MVSITFAIMTYLILYASRPILVTSDKMAPTSQDFAQTSTDYATLLDDEAGIESMTSIPLHNTSAKSSSKLIATDQTLISFDIVSPSSESNIKSIDTSDGGEISWEWIPINRTLSQYIQLVFAIAGIVGNFFVMAVLFKRRARNRSTDTLIGGLAGADFLTSIFLIPVPVASSVPTSFLGELYCRLISTGILLWSSITASTYLLMSISVERYVAVVFPLYFNRYFNRQRVSLFIILVWVVSVASGLFGFIVKSVDGATHKCKLDYLSSTGRIIIAYYWFSLRMVIPCLTMVITQIFIARELSKQASLFSQVSRTGGTAGGTPSFHIIARERVIKMMFIVIAIYIVCWSPNQIAYLGFNLGWVPASFNHSSLQKVLVLLGFLNSCANPIIYTARFPEFREAVKEMMTCSAGRNTPLFEKSDLKSSETMSNQPIASGV